From Cheilinus undulatus linkage group 18, ASM1832078v1, whole genome shotgun sequence, the proteins below share one genomic window:
- the znf106a gene encoding zinc finger protein 106 isoform X1, translating to MARDRQCILCETVHVSKQEMDEHMRSMLHHRELEKLKGRDCGHECRVCKVTVVSLTDYASHISSPTHKQNVEAAEKRHAGNDCEEDYFDQALVQLVEKRKEQIRKEKEAAAKLAQEEEERRKNEELQQRLKEAKERYRVECSLQQRPQGFSGSSHNRTWYRSSQYNDRAGDPQPWNQSRQGKSATWHAQEPPNFKRWVSEELNSGRLNNQDRFDNRQFNQGPFQQNRLPWLSSGGSSNGIYGRNNISQFHQRGRPLGLFESPLYPPTPFLFAQPSNQFQNTGTAQGGQSLVPSREGQKVEPDLSSNKCSKTFGSNPKLDKTARWSPYPVSKGFESAPNKDTNSNSSEKHPKVQKPLNQEKAAVTSALNRQSRPECKPGPSISSPEERLKMKPQNKSRDRSSSSSRSSSAQRDDKHDSASSPSKQSVTKTPKDKKVSTIFGLNLGNKLCKSSSQAQSQKSTTSQSKSSYQAPPVGPLQSRKERQLPETFNKAKQIVLEKRASLDSSKNNRLEMALHIAEEQQRDHGQSQIGVNKENSCRQNTAKPNLPGSVRPEKPVVQSSDSSQFLQSLQVSTSTIEKPESSREDEDSRKKREREASQEEAMQAAEAGQSSESDNSRSGEAQQAVSGSNMSSLSKLDLPPVLKRDLTKHISSKSKTVSHEPNLNIARRVRNLSESRRSDTDKDSGLKPTVRQLISSSGSRRNVNWEQVYQEVRKKQDKGKGMPRFGIEMVPCDQEDQSQEEDDIPLLEGFQWESLMDASSSASSRKRSLSESSIAPASAHSLFASLTSKGAQREDISSEQQESYVSPRPQSDEGDKDSQRQQELEQMLGQFGTKAEKQPEKLTSVTAKALQRLDSALGDSSSGTEQVDGQGTGKRRRAAGDATSAETSCLEHNNKRRKVKSKKERLQIDQLLAVSLREEELSKSLQTVDTSLIQARAALQAAYMEVQRLMVVKQQMTGEMNTLRNRRIELLKGMQAGSAEEAPRVKLKEEKLDPGIIEPQASFCLTHPSVSDPVVAAALSPCPSADRASPPSSSLPFKPVVIKQEPQSPVHVSSDPDPVENISHCAHSTTPELPVTAAAASPDNPTMFQSSPERNPELYQSNTENNWENFAEPEDCKEDLSRLSETVEKAVQASRSFLIPSPDSKSSIKLLSPSRRGSEVGSAGDCAASPSLEPPSALNLPASPSELRNGKRVRKLKKRKVLKKAQGAEQPESSDTELDGEALRPRWLRPRRRPSGSSQVSTSTLPVEDREGDVNMEASEEAPQQLCATTKQERADFKSPKHVTELPSAELRLNSDQEESMEVTAEFRQAHMDQTPFTAHVSSTAELQSLACNEVSSTSDMDICKSSESDLPFPITLPKTMKTSSDASSDHGEDDLPTEGVFEGHQEAVNAMQIHNGLLYTCSGDRTVRAFDLVSHKCVGVFEGHSSKVSCLLVSAAPCLHHRLYSGSSDQTIRCYSLKTHELEQQFSLSDRVLCLHSRWKFLYAGLANGTVVTFNLKTNKQTGVFECHGPRAVSCLASSQEGARRILLVGSYDNTISVRDAKNGLLLRTLEGHTKTVLCIKVVNDLVFSGSSDQCVYAHNIHTGELVRVYKGHSHAVTVVSVLGKVMVTACLDKLVRVYDLQSHDQLQVYGGHKDMVMCMAIHKNMIYTGCYDGSVQAVKLNLMQNFRCRWHGCSLVFGMMEHLQQHLVNDHTSANLQTLKCRWKNCEEFLCSRSSSRQAMLIHMQKHAEEETEVEP from the exons ATGGCGAGGGACAGACAGTGCATCCTTTGTGAAACAGTCCATGTTTCCAAACAG GAGATGGACGAGCACATGAGAAGCATGCTGCACCACAGAGAGCTGGAGAAGCTCAAAGGCCG GGACTGCGGACATGAGTGCAGAGTGTGCAAGGTGACGGTGGTGAGCCTGACCGACTATGCCAGCCACATTTCCAGTCCCACGCACAAACAAAACGtggaagctgcagaaaaaaggcATGCTGGGAACGACTGCGAAGAGGACTACTTCGATCAGGCTTTGGTGCAGCTGGTtgagaagagaaaagaacagaTCAG AAAAGAGAAGGAGGCTGCTGCAAAACTTGCTCAAGAAGAAGAGGAGCGAAGGAAAAATGAGGAGCTTCAGCAGAGGTTAAAGGAAGCAAAAGAGCGTTATCGGGTGGAGTGCTCATTGCAGCAGCGACCGCAGGGCTTCAGTGGATCCAGTCACAACAGGACCTGGTACAGGAGTAGTCAATACAACGACCGAGCTGGGGACCCACAGCCCTGGAACCAGAGTAGACAGGGAAAGAGCGCCACCTGGCACGCTCAGGAGCCTCCTAACTTTAAGAGATGGGTGTCTGAAGAGCTCAACAGCGGGAGATTGAATAATCAGGATCGTTTTGACAATCGACAGTTTAACCAGGGTCCATTTCAACAGAACCGACTGCCTTGGCTCAGCAGCGGAGGCAGCAGTAACGGGATCTATGGTCGGAACAATATCTCTCAGTTCCATCAAAGAGGGCGTCCTCTGGGCCTTTTTGAATCCCCACTATATCCACCTACACCTTTTTTATTTGCACAGCCTTCAAACCAGTTTCAAAACACAGGAACTGCTCAAGGAGGTCAAAGTTTGGTTCCCAGTCGGGAGGGACAAAAAGTAGAACCTGACCTCAGCAGTAACAAGTGCTCCAAGACCTTTGGTAGCAATCCAAAGCTGGACAAAACCGCTCGCTGGTCTCCTTATCCAGTCTCAAAGGGGTTTGAATCTGCACCGAATAAGGACACAAACTCAAACTCATCAGAAAAGCACCCAAAAGTTCAAAAACCTCTGAATCAAGAAAAGGCAGCAGTAACCAGTGCCTTAAACAGGCAGTCCAGACCTGAATGCAAACCAGGCCCATCCATCTCGAGTCCTGAAGAGAGGCTCAAAATGAAGCCTCAGAACAAATCCCGGGAtagaagcagcagcagtagtCGAAGCAGTAGCGCTCAGAGAGACGACAAGCACGACTCTGCATCCAGTCCTTCAAAACAGAGTGTGACTAAAACTCCTAAAGACAAAAAGGTGTCCACAATTTTTGGACTAAATTTGGGAAATAAACTCTGTAAATCCTCAAGTCAGGCACAGTCACAGAAGTCAACCACAAGTCAGAGCAAATCCAGTTACCAAGCTCCACCTGTCGGGCCTCTTCAGTCGAGAAAAGAACGGCAGCTCCCAGAAACTTTTAATAAAGCCAAACAGATTGTGTTAGAAAAGAGAGCCTCGTTGGACAGTTCCAAAAACAACAGGCTAGAAATGGCGCTTCACATtgcagaggagcagcagagggaTCATGGACAGAGTCAGATCGgagtaaacaaagaaaacagctgCAGGCAGAACACAGCCAAACCAAATTTACCTGGCTCTGTTAGGCCAGAAAAGCCTGTAGTGCAATCTTCAGACAGCAGCCAATTCCTCCAATCACTGCAAGTAAGCACCTCAACCATAGAAAAACCAGAGTCTAGCAGGGAAGACGAGGATTCAAGGAAGAAAAGGGAGAGAGAAGCAAGCCAAGAAGAAGCAATGCAAGCTGCAGAAGCAGGGCAGAGCTCAGAGAGCGACAACTCCAGAAGTGGTGAAGCACAACAGGCAGTCTCAGGGTCAAACATGTCAAGTCTTTCCAAACTGGATCTTCCTCCGGTGTTAAAACGAGATCTGACCAAACACATCAGCTCCAAGAGCAAAACGGTAAGCCATGAGCCCAATCTGAACATCGCTAGGAGGGTGCGAAACCTGAGCGAGTCACGGAGAAGCGATACAGACAAAGACTCAGGGCTTAAACCGACCGTACGGCAGCTCATCAGTTCCTCTGGATCCAGGCGCAACGTAAACTGGGAACAGGTTTATCAGGAGGTCAGGAAGAAGCAGGACAAAGGAAAAGGCATGCCAAG GTTTGGGATTGAGATGGTGCCATGCGACCAGGAAGACCAGAGCCAGGAGGAGGACGACATTCCCCTGCTGGAAGGTTTTCAATGGGAATCGCTGATGGACGCCTCTTCATCCGCTTCCTCCAGAAAACGCTCCTTATCAGAGAGCTCAATTGCACCTGCATCCGCCCATTCCCTGTTTGCATCCCTCACGTCAAAGGGTGCTCAAAGAGAAGACATCAGTTCAGAGCAGCAGGAATCCTACGTTTCTCCCAGACCTCAGTCAGACGAAGGGGACAAAGACAGCCAGCGTCAGCAAGAGCTGGAGCAGATGCTTGGTCAGTTCGGGACTAAGGCAGAGAAGCAGCCGGAAAAACTGACATCAGTGACTGCGAAGGCTTTACAGAGGTTGGATTCAGCGCTAGGGGACAGCAGCTCAGGGACAGAGCAGGTCGACGGCCAGGGGACAGGAAAGAGGCGACGAGCTGCTGGG GATGCCACAAGTGCAGAGACTTCCTGTCTGGAGCATAACAATAAAAGAAGGAAGGTCAAAtccaaaaaag AGCGTTTACAGATCGACCAGCTGCTGGCCGTGTCTCTGAGGGAGGAAGAGCTGAGTAAATCCTTACAGACTGTGGACACCAGTCTGATTCAAGCCCGAGCCGCTCTGCAGGCCGCCTACATGGAGGTGCAGCGTCTCATGGTGGTTAAACAGCAG ATGACTGGAGAGATGAACACACTGAGGAACAGGCGTATCGAATTACTAAAAGGGATGCAAG CAGGAAGCGCAGAAGAAGCCCCTCGGGTTAAACTAAAAGAGGAAAAGCTGGATCCAGGCATAATAGAGCCACAAGCATCCTTCTGCCTCACACATCCCTCTGTTTCCGAccctgttgttgctgctgctctGAGTCCTTGCCCTTCTGCTGACCGTGCCTCACCTCCGTCCTCCAGCCTTCCCTTCAAGCCTGTCGTTATAAAGCAGGAGCCTCAGTCTCCCGTTCATGTTAGCTCAGACCCTGACCCTGTTGAAAATATCTCCCATTGTGCTCACAGCACCACCCCGGAGCTGCcagtcactgctgctgctgcttcaccaG ACAATCCTACCATGTTCCAGTCATCTCCAGAGAGAAACCCTGAGCTGTATCAGTCTAACACAGAGAATAACTGGGAGAACTTTGCTGAGCCTGAAGATTGTAAAGAGGATTTATCAAGGCTGTCTGAGACTGTGGAAAAGGCTGTACAGGCATCCAGGAGCTTCCTCATCCCGTCCCCTGACTCTAAATCTTCCATAAAGCTCCTGTCACCCAGCAGGAGGGGCTCTGAAGTGGGGAGTGCTGGTGACTGTGCAGCCTCCCCATCCTTAGAGCCTCCATCAGCTCTGAATCTGCCCGCCTCACCGTCTGAGCTACGGAATGGGAAGCGTGTAAGGAAGCTGAAGAAGAGGAAAGTGTTGAAGAAGGCTCAGGGAGCGGAGCAGCCGGAGAGCAGCGACACAGAGCTTGACGGGGAGGCGCTGAGGCCGAGGTGGCTGCGACCACGCAGGAGACCCAGTGGGAGCTCTCAGGTCAGCACGTCCACGCTGCCTgtggaggacagagagggagatgTGAATATGGAGGCGAGCGAGGAGGCGCCTCAGCAGCTTTGTGCAACCACCAAACAAGAGAGAGCAGACTTCAAGTCCCCCAAACACGTCACGGAGCTTCCCTCTGCTGAGCTCAGGCTAAACTCAGACCAAGAAGAAAGCATGGAGGTCACTGCAGAGTTTCGGCAGGCTCACATGGACCAGACTCCATTTACTGCCCATGTCTCCTCAACAGCCGAGCTGCAGAGTCTGGCCTGCAATGAGGTCTCCTCCACCAGTGACATGGACATCTGTAAATCCTCTGAGAG tgaTTTGCCATTTCCCATCACGTTACCTAAGACGATGAAGACGTCATCAG atGCTTCATCTGATCACGGTGAGGACGATCTCCCCACTGAGGGCGTGTTTGAAGGCCACCAGGAGGCTGTGAACGCCATGCAGATCCACAACGGGCTGCTGTACACGTGCTCAGGAGACCGAACCGTCAGAGCCTTTGACCTGGTG AGTCATAAATGTGTGGGCGTGTTCGAGGGTCACAGCTCTAAGGTGAGCTGTCTGTTGGTGTCGGCTGCTCCATGTCTGCATCATCGCCTTTATTCAGGCTCCAGTGATCAGACCATCCGCTGCTACAGCCTCAAG ACACATGAGCTGGAGCAGCAGTTCTCCCTGTCAGACCGAGTCCTCTGCCTCCACAGCCGCTGGAAGTTTCTGTACGCTGGTCTGGCTAACGGCACTGTGGTTACCTTTAACCTCAAG ACAAATAAGCAGACGGGTGTTTTTGAGTGCCATGGGCCGCGGGCTGTAAGCTGCTTGGCCTCGTCGCAGGAAGGAGCGCGGAGGATCCTGCTGGTCGGCTCCTATGACAACACCATCAGCGTGAGAGACGCCAAGAACGGGCTGCTGCTGCGCACGTTGGAGGGACACACCAAGACCGTGCTCTGCATTAAG GTGGTGAATGATCTGGTTTTTAGCGGCTCCAGTGATCAGTGTGTTTACGCACACAACATCCAT ACAGGAGAGTTGGTGCGGGTCTATAAGGGTCACAGTCACGCCGTCACCGTGGTGTCCGTCCTCGGGAAAGTGATGGTGACCGCCTGTCTGGACAAACTGGTCCGGGTCTACGATCTGCAG TCTCACGATCAGCTGCAGGTTTATGGTGGACACAAGGACATGGTGATGTGTATGGCCATACATAAGAACATG ATCTACACAGGCTGTTACGATGGCAGCGTGCAGGCCGTCAAACTAAACCTGATGCAGAACTTCCGCTGCAGG
- the znf106a gene encoding zinc finger protein 106 isoform X2, with the protein MARDRQCILCETVHVSKQEMDEHMRSMLHHRELEKLKGRDCGHECRVCKVTVVSLTDYASHISSPTHKQNVEAAEKRHAGNDCEEDYFDQALVQLVEKRKEQIRKEKEAAAKLAQEEEERRKNEELQQRLKEAKERYRVECSLQQRPQGFSGSSHNRTWYRSSQYNDRAGDPQPWNQSRQGKSATWHAQEPPNFKRWVSEELNSGRLNNQDRFDNRQFNQGPFQQNRLPWLSSGGSSNGIYGRNNISQFHQRGRPLGLFESPLYPPTPFLFAQPSNQFQNTGTAQGGQSLVPSREGQKVEPDLSSNKCSKTFGSNPKLDKTARWSPYPVSKGFESAPNKDTNSNSSEKHPKVQKPLNQEKAAVTSALNRQSRPECKPGPSISSPEERLKMKPQNKSRDRSSSSSRSSSAQRDDKHDSASSPSKQSVTKTPKDKKVSTIFGLNLGNKLCKSSSQAQSQKSTTSQSKSSYQAPPVGPLQSRKERQLPETFNKAKQIVLEKRASLDSSKNNRLEMALHIAEEQQRDHGQSQIGVNKENSCRQNTAKPNLPGSVRPEKPVVQSSDSSQFLQSLQVSTSTIEKPESSREDEDSRKKREREASQEEAMQAAEAGQSSESDNSRSGEAQQAVSGSNMSSLSKLDLPPVLKRDLTKHISSKSKTVSHEPNLNIARRVRNLSESRRSDTDKDSGLKPTVRQLISSSGSRRNVNWEQVYQEVRKKQDKGKGMPRFGIEMVPCDQEDQSQEEDDIPLLEGFQWESLMDASSSASSRKRSLSESSIAPASAHSLFASLTSKGAQREDISSEQQESYVSPRPQSDEGDKDSQRQQELEQMLGQFGTKAEKQPEKLTSVTAKALQRLDSALGDSSSGTEQVDGQGTGKRRRAAGDATSAETSCLEHNNKRRKVKSKKERLQIDQLLAVSLREEELSKSLQTVDTSLIQARAALQAAYMEVQRLMVVKQQMTGEMNTLRNRRIELLKGMQGSAEEAPRVKLKEEKLDPGIIEPQASFCLTHPSVSDPVVAAALSPCPSADRASPPSSSLPFKPVVIKQEPQSPVHVSSDPDPVENISHCAHSTTPELPVTAAAASPDNPTMFQSSPERNPELYQSNTENNWENFAEPEDCKEDLSRLSETVEKAVQASRSFLIPSPDSKSSIKLLSPSRRGSEVGSAGDCAASPSLEPPSALNLPASPSELRNGKRVRKLKKRKVLKKAQGAEQPESSDTELDGEALRPRWLRPRRRPSGSSQVSTSTLPVEDREGDVNMEASEEAPQQLCATTKQERADFKSPKHVTELPSAELRLNSDQEESMEVTAEFRQAHMDQTPFTAHVSSTAELQSLACNEVSSTSDMDICKSSESDLPFPITLPKTMKTSSDASSDHGEDDLPTEGVFEGHQEAVNAMQIHNGLLYTCSGDRTVRAFDLVSHKCVGVFEGHSSKVSCLLVSAAPCLHHRLYSGSSDQTIRCYSLKTHELEQQFSLSDRVLCLHSRWKFLYAGLANGTVVTFNLKTNKQTGVFECHGPRAVSCLASSQEGARRILLVGSYDNTISVRDAKNGLLLRTLEGHTKTVLCIKVVNDLVFSGSSDQCVYAHNIHTGELVRVYKGHSHAVTVVSVLGKVMVTACLDKLVRVYDLQSHDQLQVYGGHKDMVMCMAIHKNMIYTGCYDGSVQAVKLNLMQNFRCRWHGCSLVFGMMEHLQQHLVNDHTSANLQTLKCRWKNCEEFLCSRSSSRQAMLIHMQKHAEEETEVEP; encoded by the exons ATGGCGAGGGACAGACAGTGCATCCTTTGTGAAACAGTCCATGTTTCCAAACAG GAGATGGACGAGCACATGAGAAGCATGCTGCACCACAGAGAGCTGGAGAAGCTCAAAGGCCG GGACTGCGGACATGAGTGCAGAGTGTGCAAGGTGACGGTGGTGAGCCTGACCGACTATGCCAGCCACATTTCCAGTCCCACGCACAAACAAAACGtggaagctgcagaaaaaaggcATGCTGGGAACGACTGCGAAGAGGACTACTTCGATCAGGCTTTGGTGCAGCTGGTtgagaagagaaaagaacagaTCAG AAAAGAGAAGGAGGCTGCTGCAAAACTTGCTCAAGAAGAAGAGGAGCGAAGGAAAAATGAGGAGCTTCAGCAGAGGTTAAAGGAAGCAAAAGAGCGTTATCGGGTGGAGTGCTCATTGCAGCAGCGACCGCAGGGCTTCAGTGGATCCAGTCACAACAGGACCTGGTACAGGAGTAGTCAATACAACGACCGAGCTGGGGACCCACAGCCCTGGAACCAGAGTAGACAGGGAAAGAGCGCCACCTGGCACGCTCAGGAGCCTCCTAACTTTAAGAGATGGGTGTCTGAAGAGCTCAACAGCGGGAGATTGAATAATCAGGATCGTTTTGACAATCGACAGTTTAACCAGGGTCCATTTCAACAGAACCGACTGCCTTGGCTCAGCAGCGGAGGCAGCAGTAACGGGATCTATGGTCGGAACAATATCTCTCAGTTCCATCAAAGAGGGCGTCCTCTGGGCCTTTTTGAATCCCCACTATATCCACCTACACCTTTTTTATTTGCACAGCCTTCAAACCAGTTTCAAAACACAGGAACTGCTCAAGGAGGTCAAAGTTTGGTTCCCAGTCGGGAGGGACAAAAAGTAGAACCTGACCTCAGCAGTAACAAGTGCTCCAAGACCTTTGGTAGCAATCCAAAGCTGGACAAAACCGCTCGCTGGTCTCCTTATCCAGTCTCAAAGGGGTTTGAATCTGCACCGAATAAGGACACAAACTCAAACTCATCAGAAAAGCACCCAAAAGTTCAAAAACCTCTGAATCAAGAAAAGGCAGCAGTAACCAGTGCCTTAAACAGGCAGTCCAGACCTGAATGCAAACCAGGCCCATCCATCTCGAGTCCTGAAGAGAGGCTCAAAATGAAGCCTCAGAACAAATCCCGGGAtagaagcagcagcagtagtCGAAGCAGTAGCGCTCAGAGAGACGACAAGCACGACTCTGCATCCAGTCCTTCAAAACAGAGTGTGACTAAAACTCCTAAAGACAAAAAGGTGTCCACAATTTTTGGACTAAATTTGGGAAATAAACTCTGTAAATCCTCAAGTCAGGCACAGTCACAGAAGTCAACCACAAGTCAGAGCAAATCCAGTTACCAAGCTCCACCTGTCGGGCCTCTTCAGTCGAGAAAAGAACGGCAGCTCCCAGAAACTTTTAATAAAGCCAAACAGATTGTGTTAGAAAAGAGAGCCTCGTTGGACAGTTCCAAAAACAACAGGCTAGAAATGGCGCTTCACATtgcagaggagcagcagagggaTCATGGACAGAGTCAGATCGgagtaaacaaagaaaacagctgCAGGCAGAACACAGCCAAACCAAATTTACCTGGCTCTGTTAGGCCAGAAAAGCCTGTAGTGCAATCTTCAGACAGCAGCCAATTCCTCCAATCACTGCAAGTAAGCACCTCAACCATAGAAAAACCAGAGTCTAGCAGGGAAGACGAGGATTCAAGGAAGAAAAGGGAGAGAGAAGCAAGCCAAGAAGAAGCAATGCAAGCTGCAGAAGCAGGGCAGAGCTCAGAGAGCGACAACTCCAGAAGTGGTGAAGCACAACAGGCAGTCTCAGGGTCAAACATGTCAAGTCTTTCCAAACTGGATCTTCCTCCGGTGTTAAAACGAGATCTGACCAAACACATCAGCTCCAAGAGCAAAACGGTAAGCCATGAGCCCAATCTGAACATCGCTAGGAGGGTGCGAAACCTGAGCGAGTCACGGAGAAGCGATACAGACAAAGACTCAGGGCTTAAACCGACCGTACGGCAGCTCATCAGTTCCTCTGGATCCAGGCGCAACGTAAACTGGGAACAGGTTTATCAGGAGGTCAGGAAGAAGCAGGACAAAGGAAAAGGCATGCCAAG GTTTGGGATTGAGATGGTGCCATGCGACCAGGAAGACCAGAGCCAGGAGGAGGACGACATTCCCCTGCTGGAAGGTTTTCAATGGGAATCGCTGATGGACGCCTCTTCATCCGCTTCCTCCAGAAAACGCTCCTTATCAGAGAGCTCAATTGCACCTGCATCCGCCCATTCCCTGTTTGCATCCCTCACGTCAAAGGGTGCTCAAAGAGAAGACATCAGTTCAGAGCAGCAGGAATCCTACGTTTCTCCCAGACCTCAGTCAGACGAAGGGGACAAAGACAGCCAGCGTCAGCAAGAGCTGGAGCAGATGCTTGGTCAGTTCGGGACTAAGGCAGAGAAGCAGCCGGAAAAACTGACATCAGTGACTGCGAAGGCTTTACAGAGGTTGGATTCAGCGCTAGGGGACAGCAGCTCAGGGACAGAGCAGGTCGACGGCCAGGGGACAGGAAAGAGGCGACGAGCTGCTGGG GATGCCACAAGTGCAGAGACTTCCTGTCTGGAGCATAACAATAAAAGAAGGAAGGTCAAAtccaaaaaag AGCGTTTACAGATCGACCAGCTGCTGGCCGTGTCTCTGAGGGAGGAAGAGCTGAGTAAATCCTTACAGACTGTGGACACCAGTCTGATTCAAGCCCGAGCCGCTCTGCAGGCCGCCTACATGGAGGTGCAGCGTCTCATGGTGGTTAAACAGCAG ATGACTGGAGAGATGAACACACTGAGGAACAGGCGTATCGAATTACTAAAAGGGATGCAAG GAAGCGCAGAAGAAGCCCCTCGGGTTAAACTAAAAGAGGAAAAGCTGGATCCAGGCATAATAGAGCCACAAGCATCCTTCTGCCTCACACATCCCTCTGTTTCCGAccctgttgttgctgctgctctGAGTCCTTGCCCTTCTGCTGACCGTGCCTCACCTCCGTCCTCCAGCCTTCCCTTCAAGCCTGTCGTTATAAAGCAGGAGCCTCAGTCTCCCGTTCATGTTAGCTCAGACCCTGACCCTGTTGAAAATATCTCCCATTGTGCTCACAGCACCACCCCGGAGCTGCcagtcactgctgctgctgcttcaccaG ACAATCCTACCATGTTCCAGTCATCTCCAGAGAGAAACCCTGAGCTGTATCAGTCTAACACAGAGAATAACTGGGAGAACTTTGCTGAGCCTGAAGATTGTAAAGAGGATTTATCAAGGCTGTCTGAGACTGTGGAAAAGGCTGTACAGGCATCCAGGAGCTTCCTCATCCCGTCCCCTGACTCTAAATCTTCCATAAAGCTCCTGTCACCCAGCAGGAGGGGCTCTGAAGTGGGGAGTGCTGGTGACTGTGCAGCCTCCCCATCCTTAGAGCCTCCATCAGCTCTGAATCTGCCCGCCTCACCGTCTGAGCTACGGAATGGGAAGCGTGTAAGGAAGCTGAAGAAGAGGAAAGTGTTGAAGAAGGCTCAGGGAGCGGAGCAGCCGGAGAGCAGCGACACAGAGCTTGACGGGGAGGCGCTGAGGCCGAGGTGGCTGCGACCACGCAGGAGACCCAGTGGGAGCTCTCAGGTCAGCACGTCCACGCTGCCTgtggaggacagagagggagatgTGAATATGGAGGCGAGCGAGGAGGCGCCTCAGCAGCTTTGTGCAACCACCAAACAAGAGAGAGCAGACTTCAAGTCCCCCAAACACGTCACGGAGCTTCCCTCTGCTGAGCTCAGGCTAAACTCAGACCAAGAAGAAAGCATGGAGGTCACTGCAGAGTTTCGGCAGGCTCACATGGACCAGACTCCATTTACTGCCCATGTCTCCTCAACAGCCGAGCTGCAGAGTCTGGCCTGCAATGAGGTCTCCTCCACCAGTGACATGGACATCTGTAAATCCTCTGAGAG tgaTTTGCCATTTCCCATCACGTTACCTAAGACGATGAAGACGTCATCAG atGCTTCATCTGATCACGGTGAGGACGATCTCCCCACTGAGGGCGTGTTTGAAGGCCACCAGGAGGCTGTGAACGCCATGCAGATCCACAACGGGCTGCTGTACACGTGCTCAGGAGACCGAACCGTCAGAGCCTTTGACCTGGTG AGTCATAAATGTGTGGGCGTGTTCGAGGGTCACAGCTCTAAGGTGAGCTGTCTGTTGGTGTCGGCTGCTCCATGTCTGCATCATCGCCTTTATTCAGGCTCCAGTGATCAGACCATCCGCTGCTACAGCCTCAAG ACACATGAGCTGGAGCAGCAGTTCTCCCTGTCAGACCGAGTCCTCTGCCTCCACAGCCGCTGGAAGTTTCTGTACGCTGGTCTGGCTAACGGCACTGTGGTTACCTTTAACCTCAAG ACAAATAAGCAGACGGGTGTTTTTGAGTGCCATGGGCCGCGGGCTGTAAGCTGCTTGGCCTCGTCGCAGGAAGGAGCGCGGAGGATCCTGCTGGTCGGCTCCTATGACAACACCATCAGCGTGAGAGACGCCAAGAACGGGCTGCTGCTGCGCACGTTGGAGGGACACACCAAGACCGTGCTCTGCATTAAG GTGGTGAATGATCTGGTTTTTAGCGGCTCCAGTGATCAGTGTGTTTACGCACACAACATCCAT ACAGGAGAGTTGGTGCGGGTCTATAAGGGTCACAGTCACGCCGTCACCGTGGTGTCCGTCCTCGGGAAAGTGATGGTGACCGCCTGTCTGGACAAACTGGTCCGGGTCTACGATCTGCAG TCTCACGATCAGCTGCAGGTTTATGGTGGACACAAGGACATGGTGATGTGTATGGCCATACATAAGAACATG ATCTACACAGGCTGTTACGATGGCAGCGTGCAGGCCGTCAAACTAAACCTGATGCAGAACTTCCGCTGCAGG
- the pacc1 gene encoding proton-activated chloride channel, producing MLRKEKSRSYREFNDEDDDEGKRSPEFFDDATEDLDQEEPNGSISQEEEIRIGSPPMRFSKTCLKNVFTVVLIFIYLLLTAVAVFLAYQTIKEFLDKHNNPVMSVTYKEVDSFFPPGIALYPGKAQLLSCKHHFHDYIPPLVDPGKPQEGDCVIKDVTYFGPFSNQTQKRALVVRGPSEVRKKELVFMQFSHNETEEDFSAITYMLFAKFSDLNDSSNEAEFMRECERNYSMWTFSGGFRTWVKMSLVKTSGRSNEAIEFRQESAVVKFNDKRPEPEQTNQLFFVVFEWRDPYMQEIKLIITANPWSSVAILCGVFMALFKAANFAKLTIQWIIKMRKRHLRNKARELNPITDS from the exons ATGCTCAGGAAGGAAAAGTCCCGGTCATACAGAGAG TTTAACGATGAAGATGACGATGAAGGCAAGAGGTCTCCAGAATTTTTCGACGATGCCACTGAGGATCTGGACCAAGAGGAGCCGAACGGCAGCATCTCACAAG AGGAAGAAATCAGGATAGGCAGTCCGCCTATGCGGTTTAGTAAAACCTGCCTGAAGAACGTCTTCACGGTGGTTCTCATCTTCATCTACCTGCTGCTGACGGCGGTGGCGGTGTTTCTTGCCTACCAGACCATCAAAGAGTTTCTCGACAAACACAACAACCCAGTGATGTCCGTCACCTACAAGGAGGTTGACTCATTCTTTCCACCAG GTATCGCACTGTACCCAGGTAAAGCTCAGCTGCTGAGCTGTAAGCACCACTTCCATGACTACATCCCACCTTTAGTCGACCCGGGCAAACCTCAAGAGGGAGACTGTGTGATTAAAGACGTGACTTACTTTGGACCGTTTTCTAATCAAACACAG AAAAGAGCTCTGGTGGTCCGCGGCCCGTCTGAGGTCAGGAAGAAAGAGCTGGTCTTCATGCAGTTCAGCCACAATGAAACCGAGGAGGACTTCAGCGCCATCACCTACATGCTCTTTGCAAAGTTTAGTGACTTAAACGACAG TTCAAATGAAGCTGAGTTTATGAGGGAGTGTGAGAGGAATTACTCCATGTGGACTTTCTCTGGAGGGTTCAGAACCTGGGTCAAGATGTCGTTAGTGAAGACGTCTGGGAGGAGCAACGAAGCCATCGAGTTTCGGCAAGAG TCTGCTGTGGTGAAATTCAATGACAAAAGGCCAGAACCGGAACAAACCAATCAGCTCttctttgttgtctttgaatGGAGAGATCCTTATATGCAAGAAATCAAACTG ATAATTACTGCAAATCCCTGGAGCTCTGTGGCCATCCTCTGCGGCGTCTTCATGGCTCTCTTCAAAGCTGCTAACTTTGCCAAGTTGACGATTCAGTGGatcatcaaaatgagaaagaGACATCTGAGGAATAAAGCTCGAGAACTGAACCCGATTACTGATAGCTGA